The following proteins are encoded in a genomic region of Entelurus aequoreus isolate RoL-2023_Sb linkage group LG01, RoL_Eaeq_v1.1, whole genome shotgun sequence:
- the LOC133660934 gene encoding keratin-associated protein 5-4-like, which produces MDVRGCNISGCNISGCNISGCNISGCNIRGCNISGCNISGCNISGCNIRGCNISGCNIRGCNIRGCNISGCNISGCNISGCNIRGCNISGCNIRGCNISGCNISGCNIRGCNISGCNIRGCNISGCNIRGCNIRGCNISGCNISGCNISGCNIRGCNISGCNIRGCNIRGCNISGCNISGCNISGCNISGCNISGCNIRGCNIRGCNISGCNISGCNISGCNIRGCNISGCNISGCNISGCNIRGCNIRGCNIRGCNISGCNISGCNISGCNISGCNIRGCNIRGCNIRGCNISGCNISGCNISGCNISGCNIRGCNISGCNIRGCNISGCNIRGCNISGCNIRGCNKANDRKQK; this is translated from the coding sequence ATGGACGTTAGAGGCTGCAACATTAGTGGCTGCAACATTAGTGGCTGCAACATTAGTGGCTGCAACATTAGTGGCTGCAACATTAGAGGCTGCAACATTAGTGGCTGCAACATTAGTGGCTGCAACATTAGTGGCTGCAACATTAGAGGCTGCAACATTAGTGGCTGCAACATTAGAGGCTGCAACATTAGAGGCTGCAACATTAGTGGCTGCAACATTAGTGGCTGCAACATTAGTGGCTGCAACATTAGAGGCTGCAACATTAGTGGCTGCAACATTAGAGGCTGCAACATTAGTGGCTGCAACATTAGTGGCTGCAACATTAGAGGCTGCAACATTAGTGGCTGCAACATTAGAGGCTGCAACATTAGTGGCTGCAACATTAGAGGCTGCAACATTAGAGGCTGCAACATTAGTGGCTGCAACATTAGTGGCTGCAACATTAGTGGCTGCAACATTAGAGGCTGCAACATTAGTGGCTGCAACATTAGAGGCTGCAACATTAGAGGCTGCAACATTAGTGGCTGCAACATTAGTGGCTGCAACATTAGTGGCTGCAACATTAGTGGCTGCAACATTAGTGGCTGCAACATTAGAGGCTGCAACATTAGAGGCTGCAACATTAGTGGCTGCAACATTAGTGGCTGCAACATTAGTGGCTGCAACATTAGAGGCTGCAACATTAGTGGCTGCAACATTAGTGGCTGCAACATTAGTGGCTGCAACATTAGAGGCTGCAACATTAGAGGCTGCAACATTAGAGGCTGCAACATTAGTGGCTGCAACATTAGTGGCTGCAACATTAGTGGCTGCAACATTAGTGGCTGCAACATTAGAGGCTGCAACATTAGAGGCTGCAACATTAGAGGCTGCAACATTAGTGGCTGCAACATTAGTGGCTGCAACATTAGTGGCTGCAACATTAGTGGCTGCAACATTAGAGGCTGCAACATTAGTGGCTGCAACATTAGAGGCTGCAACATTAGTGGCTGCAACATTAGAGGCTGCAACATTAGTGGCTGCAACATTAGAGGCTGCAACAAAGCCAACGAcaggaaacaaaaataa